The sequence aaaaggagagcgaAATCAAAAAGAGAAACGGGAAAACACCGCCTCAAGAAAAACagagatgaaaatgaataatgcaAATCATTACAAGATAATTATAAGGGAAATCAGACCAGGTTtccgtgggggggtggggggggggggtggtggggtgggggtgagagcgacgtgggggatggaaggaggatgataatgaagcGGAAGAAGGacacaggaggagggggggggaaggggagagaaggacacaaagaaagagaaagggaaattgattgcaaaggggggtggggggcggagaggaagtgagggagggaagaggaggaagcttTATAAAGTTTTTGGctaagaagaggatgaagaaaaaagagaaaaagagaagaaaacaatacTGGTGTTATACAGGGAAGGATACAAAGACCAAAGActccaaagaatatatatatgtataaatactaatatatatatatatatatatatatatatatatatatacatatacatatattcataacacacacacacacacacacacacaacacaaacattaattttattttatatataaatgcacacacatataaagtaaCATATTaaagcgcacacacaaacacacacacacacacaacacacacacacaaaaaccccacacacacacacaccacacacacacacacacaacacaaaaaacacacaaaacaaccacaaacacacacataaacagacaaaagaagaaaaggcaaaacaGAGAAACACGGAAGTCCTGCGGCTCAAGGGAAAGCCAGTGACATCAGAGGCGACCGTCTTGGGAGACAGCTCGACGCCGGCCTTGTTGCGCGCTGCTCTCGGGGACTCACGGATTCGGGGCTTCGGGGACTCACGGCTTCGGGGCTTCGGGGACTCACGGCTTCGGGGCTTCGGGGACTCACGGATTCGGGGCTTCGGGACTCACGGATTCGGGGCTTCGGGACTCACGGATTCGGGGCTTCGGGGACTCACGGTGGGGGTTTCGGCCCGGGTTCGGGTTGGGGTCCGGCCGGGGGGGGCCCGGTTGGGTTTGGGGCCCCGGTTTGGGGTCGGGGGTCCGGGGGGGGGGTTCCTTGGGGTTTCGGTTCCCGGTTCGGGGttcgggggggtttggggttggggcccTTTGGGGCTTGGGGTCCGGttcggggtttggggtggggttttggggactcaggttgggggttgggggctcACGGCCGGGGTTCGGGTACGGTTTGGGGGTTCGGGGCTCCCGGTTCGGGCTTCGGGCTGGTTCGGggttggggcccgggggggggggcccggggcgggGCCGGGGACCCGGGTTCGGGGCTTTGGTATCACGGATTTTGGGCTTCGGGGACCCCCGGGTTCGGGGCTTGGGGACCGGGCgggttggttggggttggggggtcaCGGATTTGGGGCTTGGGGTCCCGGTTCGGGGGTCAGGTTCGGGGGTCCGGGGGGCTTCGGGGACTCACGGATTCGGGGCTTCGGGGACTCACGGTTCGGGGCTTCGGGGACTCACGGCTTCGGGGCTTTTTTTCGGTTAGGACTCCCCGGGACCACCTTCGGGCTTCGGGGGGTcacggatttttttgttttcggatTTTTGGAATCGGTTTTTGGGAAACCTTCACGGATTCGGGGCCGGGCCCACAGGGTCGGGGCTTCGGGGACCACGGATCAGGGCGGGGGATCACGGCAAAAGGGGCCTTCTCGGCTCACGGGGTCGGGGCTTCGGTGACTCAGGGGGTTGGGTTGGGATCAGGTTCGGGGCCTTCGGCTCCCGGGTTCGGGGGCTTCGGGCTCCCGGGTTCGGGGTTTGGGGACCACGGGTTCGGGGCTCGGGACTCACGGATTCGGGGCTTTCGGG comes from Penaeus monodon isolate SGIC_2016 chromosome 2, NSTDA_Pmon_1, whole genome shotgun sequence and encodes:
- the LOC119578150 gene encoding vegetative cell wall protein gp1-like, with protein sequence MAPPKPDPTPKDPPSPNLIPGIRESPKPRSRESTEPPKTRSPEPPTVIPPAPTVSPQTPRTRSHQSPNFPNPRSQPPEFREPPESPESVSPEPRTRGPQTPNPGARSPRTREPKAPNLIPTQPPESPKPRPREPRRPLLPPKSVTPQPQPTRPVPKPRTRGSPKPKIRDTKAPNPGPRPRPGPPPPGPNPEPARSPNREPRTPKPYPNPGLPKPRIRESPKPRSRESPKPRSRESPKPRIRESPRAARNKAGVELSPKTVASDVTGFPLSRRTSPPREHFSSGISAPEAQLARGRDFTL